The Achromobacter spanius genome includes the window AACCCCCCAACAACATCACGTCGGATACGTGCCCGGCAGCAGAATACTGCGATCGCCCACCTCGATATTGCGGCGGCCGCACAGCGCCATCGTCGTATCCATTTCCTTGTACAGCAGCTCCAGCACGCGGGTGACGCCCGCCTGGCCATACGCGCCCAGGCCGTACAGGAAGGCACGGCCGATCATCGTGCCGCGCGCGCCCAGCGACACCGCCTTCAGGATGTCCTGGCCGGAACGGATGCCGCCGTCCATCCAGACTTCAATCTTCGAACCCACCGCATCCGCAATCGCCGGCAGCGCGGCGATCGACGACATGGCGCCGTCCAGTTGGCGCCCGCCGTGGTTGCTGACGATCAACGCGTCGGCGCCGCTGTTGGCGGCCAGTTGCGCGTCTTCCACATCCAGGATGCCCTTGATGATGAGCTTGCCGCCCCAGCGCTGCTTGATCCATTCCACGTCGTCCCAGCTCAGGCGCGGGTCGAATTGTTCGGCCGTCCAGGCCGACAGCGACGACAGGTCGCTGACGCCCTTGGCGTGCCCGACGATGTTGCCGAAGGTACGGCGCTTGGTGCCCAGCATGCCCATGCACCAGCGCGGCTTGGTCGCCAGGTTGATCAGGTTGCGCAGCGTGGGCTTGGGCGGCGTCGACAGACCGTTCTTGATGTCTTTGTGGCGCTGGCCCAGGATCTGCAAGTCCAGCGTCAGCACCAGCGCGGTGCAGCCGGCGGCCTTGGCGCGGTCGATCAGGTTGGCCACGAACTCGCGGTCGCGCATCACGTAGAGCTGGAACCAGAACGGCTTCCTGGTGGCTTCGGCCACGTCTTCCAACGAGCAGATGCTCATTGTGGACAAGGTGAACGGCACGCCGAAATCCGCCGCGGCCTTGGCCGCCAGGATCTCGCCATCGGCATGCTGCATGCCGGTCAGGCCGGTGGGCGAAATCGCCAGCGGCATCACCACGTCATGGCCCACCATCGTGGTGCGCAGCGACCGGCCTTCCATGTTCACCGCCACGCGCTGGCGCAGCTTGATCTTGTGGAAATCGCTTTCATTGGCGCGGTAGGTGCCTTCGGTCCAGGCGCCGGAATCGGCGTAGTCGTAGAACATGCGCGGCACGCGCTTTTGCGCGACGACTCGCAGATCTTCGATGCAGGTGATCGTAGAAAGGTTAGCGGTCATGAGAGGTCTGAGGAGTGAGAGAGGGGCGCCAGCTAGTTTTGTATTCTTGGAATCTGGAGCCGCCGGCTGCGGGCGGCTGCGCCGCAACGCTTGGGCGACAGGCCCTGCGGCGCCGCCCAGTATACGCGCCGAGGCCGGCAAGCGTCGCTTGCCGGCCTCGTTCGCCCCCCCTCTGACTGGGGCTCTACGGCCCCGTCGCCCGAGCTATCGCGGCCAGACCTTGCTGACCGCGCGTATGGTTGCCCACGCCACCCAACGCGGGCTGGTCAGCCGCGCGCCAGGCAAGCGGCGCATCACATCCACGGCCAGCCCGCCGCGCTTGTGCCACTGCTTCTTGCGCGTCTGGCTATCGGTCCAGCGGCCTTCCAGCCACGGAAATTCGCGGCGCCCCGGCTTGTAGACCGGCGGCGTGTTGTAGATCAGGATGTACGCCAGCCGCGGTGACGGCGACGTGTTCGGCCCGGTGAAGTGCAGCGTGCGGGCGTCGTGGACGGTGATGCCGCCCGGATCCAGCGGTTCGGCCACCGCCTGGTCGCGCCGGAAGTCGCCGCAGCATTCCAGCGGATGCAGGCTCTTGTCGCCGCCGGGTGAACGATGCTCCAGCACGTCCCATTTGTTGGACCCGGGGATGAACTGCATGCAGCCGTTTTCCACGGTGGCGGGTTGCAGCGCCAGCCAGATGCTCAGCTCGTTGTAGACGAAGTCGGGCGAGCGGAACGCCTCGTCCTGGTGCCACGGCGTTTCCGGGCCGAACGGGCCAGGCTTGAGCAGTGCGTGCTCGCCATAAAGCGCCGCCTCTTCGCCCAGCAATTGCCGCGCCAGGTCCAGCGTACGCTCGTGGTAAGTCGTCTTCAGCAGACCGGGGGCATAATGACGCGGATCGTGCAGGCTTGGAAACTTCGCGGGCTTGGACGGGTCGTCGCGGCTGACGAAGTCATACTGCGCACCCTCGTTGTATCCCGTTTTATTCGCGAACAAGTCCAGCAGGGTGCGGCGGATGTAGCCCACCTCATCCTGCGGGCACATGTCCTTCAGGGCCAGGTAGCCCTGATCCCTGTAGCGCGCTGTCTCAGCTTCCGACAACAAACTGGTCTCTTCCATAATGGCTTCTCCAAGCTCTAGTAGCGGGTGTTCCCGTTGGCACGTTTTGACATGAGCACTAACGTATCGCTTCGATGCCCACCGGGCCTATAGACCATCCGCTGTAGCCTTATCCGCCTACTCATCCCATTGGCGGCGCATCATCCGAAGGAAAAATCCATGCACGACCCTAGAACCGACTCCCCTATCGAAACCGTCCTCGTGTCCGTCAGCGGCACGGTGCAAGGCGTGGGGTATCGCCACGCCACCGTGCGGCGCGCCCACATGCTGGGTGTGACGGGCTGGGTGCAGAACCTGCTGGACGGCACGGTCGAAGCCCTGGTGCAGGGCACGCCCGACCAGGTGGATCACATGCTTGAGTGGTTGCGGCGCGGCCCGCCGGGCGCGTCCGTACAGGAAATCACGACGCGCCGGGAATACACCGACAAGCGTTACATCCGCTTCGAACAGGTGTAGGCAGGGAGTAGACGGGGAGTCCGCGGTTCAGCGCCCTCGGCGTTAAGCCGTAGTCCGGTCGGCCGAGGAGTTGAGGCCGGGCGGAGACGGTGGCTGCGACGAGCTTGGTAACGCGGTTCAACGAGCAAATCAGCGGCTGCGCAGCCAGCGCCCGCCGACCTGATTGATGATCAGGCCCGCCAACACGCCGGCCGCGCCCAGCCACTGCAAGGGCTGCAACTGTTCGCCAAACGCCATGGACGCCGCCCACAGGCCCACCACCGGCACCAGCAGCGAGAACGGCGCGATCTTGGCCGCCGGGTGGCGCGTCAGCAAGCCTGTCCACAGCGTGTACGCCACCAGCGTCGCCAGCACCGCCAGGTACAGCACCGACAGCGCCTCGCCCCAGCCGATGCCGGTGATCATGCCCACCACGGGCTCCCAGCCATCGATCAGCACGGCCAGCAGCAGGAACGGCAGCACCGGCGCGGCGCTGCTCCAGGCAATGAAGGCAAAGGGGTCGTAGCCGGGCGCCTTGCGGCTGGCACGCCGCACGATCATGTTGGACGCTGCCCACATGAACGCAGCGCCCAGGGTCAGCCCAAAGCCCAGCATGGTCATCTGGCCCGGCCCTTCGCCCCGGCCGCCCGCAATCACCGCCAACCCCAGCGCGGCCACGCCCAGGCCGATCCAGTGATGCCGCCGAGCGCGTTCGCCCAACACAGGCGCCGCCAGCAGCAAGGTAAAGAATGCCTGGGTCTGGATAACCAACGAAGCCATGCCGGCCGGCATGCCGAATTTCAGCGCGGTGAACAGCAGGCCGAATTGGCCCAGCCCCTGCACCAGCCCGTAGGCCGCGATCCACTGCCACGGCAGTTGCGGCCGGCGCACGAAAAGAATCAGGGGAAAGGCAGCCAGCGCGAATCGCAACGCGCCCAGCATCATGGGGGACAGGCCCCGCATGCCGACCTTCATGACTACAAAATTAAGACCCCATATGACCACAACCGCCAGCGCGCAGAAATAGTCTTTTCGGGTGAGGTGAGTCGTGGACATGCGGCATTATCGCACCGCCGGAACCTGCCGGCAGCGTCGATGAACACGGGGTTTCAGGGCCAGTTTTCAGCGCTGGCTTTCAGTGATTTTTCAGTGACTTTCAGCGCTTTTCGAGCACCGCCGCGAAGGCCTGGACAGCGCTGTCGATGTCCTCGTCCTCGATGTGGCGATGGGTGACGCAACGCAGGCGCGTGCGGCCCCAGGGGCGCGTTAGCAGGCCTTCGGCTTGCAAGGCCGCCACCCACTGCGTGTTGGTCATGCCGGAGTCGGCGGTCTCGACTTGCACGATATTGGTCTGCGGCACCGTGGCCGACAAGGCCGGCGCCAGACGGTTGATGCCATCGCTCAAGCGGCGCGCGCGCACGTGGTCTTCGACCAGCCGGTGGGTCATCGTCTGCACGCCTTCCAGGCCGGCCGCCGCCATGATGCCCGACTGGCGCTGCGTGCCGCCCAGCATGCGGCGCAACGTGCGCGAGCGGGCCATCACGGCCTTGCTGCCCACCAGCACCGCGCCCACGGGTGCGCTCAAGCCCTTGGATAGGCATAGCGACACCGTGTCGGCGTACTGCGTGATCTCGGCCGCCGGCACGCCCAGCGCCACGGCCGCGTTGAACAAGCGCGCCCCGTCCAGGTGCACGGGGATGCCGCCGGCGTTGGCCATGCCGTACACCGCGCGCATGTGCTCCAGCGGCAGGACGGCGCCCCCGGCGTTGTTGTGCGACGTTTCCATCGCCACCAGCGCCGTCTTCAGCCGGTGCCCACCGGACAACAGCGCCTCTTCAAGCCGGTTCAGGTCCATCGCGCCATCGGTGCCGGACACGCCCTGGTAGAACAGCCCCGTAAAGGTGGCCGCGCCGCGCTCCGACGTGTACATGTGGGCGGACGATTCCAGCACCACCTGCTCGTTACGCTGCGTTTGCGCCAATACGGCAAGCAGGTTGGCCATCGTGCAACTGGGCACGAACAGCCCGGCTTCCTTGCCCAGCAGGGCCGCCACATGGGCTTCGAGTGCGCGCACGGAAGGGTCGCCATCCAGGCCGTCGTCGCCGATCGGGGCGGTGCGCATGCGTTCGTACATGGCCGCCGTGGGATGGGTCACCGTGTCGCTGCGCAGGTCGACGGGATGGGCGGGATGGTCGGCGGGAGTCCGCTGGGTCATGGGTATCAATGCTGCAAAATCTTGGAAAGAAACTGGCGCGTGCGCGGGGCACGCTCCTCGACATTGCCGAAGAACTCGTCCTTGACGCAGTCTTCGACAATCTTGCCGCCGTCCATGAAGATCACACGGTCGGCAACGCGGCGGGCAAACCCCATTTCGTGGGTCACCACCATCATCGTCATGCCTTCGCTGGCCAGGTCGGTCATGACGTCCAGCACCTCGTTGACCATCTCGGGGTCCAGCGCCGAGGTGGGCTCGTCAAACAACATCACCACGGGGTCCATCGACAGCGCGCGCGCAATCGCCACGCGCTGCTGCTGGCCGCCCGAGAGTTCACCGGGGTGCTTGTC containing:
- a CDS encoding alpha-hydroxy acid oxidase, which gives rise to MTANLSTITCIEDLRVVAQKRVPRMFYDYADSGAWTEGTYRANESDFHKIKLRQRVAVNMEGRSLRTTMVGHDVVMPLAISPTGLTGMQHADGEILAAKAAADFGVPFTLSTMSICSLEDVAEATRKPFWFQLYVMRDREFVANLIDRAKAAGCTALVLTLDLQILGQRHKDIKNGLSTPPKPTLRNLINLATKPRWCMGMLGTKRRTFGNIVGHAKGVSDLSSLSAWTAEQFDPRLSWDDVEWIKQRWGGKLIIKGILDVEDAQLAANSGADALIVSNHGGRQLDGAMSSIAALPAIADAVGSKIEVWMDGGIRSGQDILKAVSLGARGTMIGRAFLYGLGAYGQAGVTRVLELLYKEMDTTMALCGRRNIEVGDRSILLPGTYPT
- a CDS encoding phytanoyl-CoA dioxygenase family protein; amino-acid sequence: MEETSLLSEAETARYRDQGYLALKDMCPQDEVGYIRRTLLDLFANKTGYNEGAQYDFVSRDDPSKPAKFPSLHDPRHYAPGLLKTTYHERTLDLARQLLGEEAALYGEHALLKPGPFGPETPWHQDEAFRSPDFVYNELSIWLALQPATVENGCMQFIPGSNKWDVLEHRSPGGDKSLHPLECCGDFRRDQAVAEPLDPGGITVHDARTLHFTGPNTSPSPRLAYILIYNTPPVYKPGRREFPWLEGRWTDSQTRKKQWHKRGGLAVDVMRRLPGARLTSPRWVAWATIRAVSKVWPR
- a CDS encoding acylphosphatase; amino-acid sequence: MHDPRTDSPIETVLVSVSGTVQGVGYRHATVRRAHMLGVTGWVQNLLDGTVEALVQGTPDQVDHMLEWLRRGPPGASVQEITTRREYTDKRYIRFEQV
- a CDS encoding EamA family transporter codes for the protein MSTTHLTRKDYFCALAVVVIWGLNFVVMKVGMRGLSPMMLGALRFALAAFPLILFVRRPQLPWQWIAAYGLVQGLGQFGLLFTALKFGMPAGMASLVIQTQAFFTLLLAAPVLGERARRHHWIGLGVAALGLAVIAGGRGEGPGQMTMLGFGLTLGAAFMWAASNMIVRRASRKAPGYDPFAFIAWSSAAPVLPFLLLAVLIDGWEPVVGMITGIGWGEALSVLYLAVLATLVAYTLWTGLLTRHPAAKIAPFSLLVPVVGLWAASMAFGEQLQPLQWLGAAGVLAGLIINQVGGRWLRSR
- a CDS encoding threonine aldolase family protein, which produces MTQRTPADHPAHPVDLRSDTVTHPTAAMYERMRTAPIGDDGLDGDPSVRALEAHVAALLGKEAGLFVPSCTMANLLAVLAQTQRNEQVVLESSAHMYTSERGAATFTGLFYQGVSGTDGAMDLNRLEEALLSGGHRLKTALVAMETSHNNAGGAVLPLEHMRAVYGMANAGGIPVHLDGARLFNAAVALGVPAAEITQYADTVSLCLSKGLSAPVGAVLVGSKAVMARSRTLRRMLGGTQRQSGIMAAAGLEGVQTMTHRLVEDHVRARRLSDGINRLAPALSATVPQTNIVQVETADSGMTNTQWVAALQAEGLLTRPWGRTRLRCVTHRHIEDEDIDSAVQAFAAVLEKR